One stretch of Chitinophaga pendula DNA includes these proteins:
- a CDS encoding pyridoxal phosphate-dependent decarboxylase family protein, producing the protein MNDRIHQDLQETSQLLAAAKDFSEQFLATIEAIPVGRGMQGFERLSLPEQAHGASYAMHRFETLYAPYVNSSAGPRYWGFVTGGTTPAALMGDWLTAAMDLNAADRTAVSFHMEEEALHMLRQLFGLPEGYLGCFVSGATMSNFSGLATGRQWLGMQRGINIGEEGLHALGVIKVVSATPHSSVVKSMSMMGLGRNALVRIPTLPGREAIDVLQLEQYLAAHPEEPVIVSASAGTVNTVDFDDIAAIVKLKERYVFWLHVDAAFGGFAALSDTHRHLVAGWEQADSITIDAHKWLNVPYDSAMLFTRHPEMQLEVFKNAGAAYLGDPAKQFNYTNYGPENSRRFRALPAWFSLQAYGREGYRELVTRNIRHAQLLGQHVASDDRFRLLAPVHMCVVCFTLHVAEEELGAAVAAYLQALQDGGVVYMTATYYAGVPAIRAALVNWRTTDEDVAIVWEEMQQQVEMLPARV; encoded by the coding sequence ATGAACGACCGCATTCATCAGGATTTACAGGAGACATCCCAGCTATTGGCAGCTGCCAAAGACTTCAGCGAACAATTTTTAGCTACTATTGAAGCGATACCTGTGGGCCGAGGTATGCAGGGGTTTGAGCGGTTGTCATTGCCTGAGCAGGCTCATGGGGCGTCGTATGCGATGCACCGGTTTGAGACCCTGTATGCTCCTTATGTGAATAGCAGTGCGGGGCCCCGTTACTGGGGCTTTGTGACGGGAGGTACTACACCAGCTGCTTTGATGGGGGATTGGCTGACGGCGGCGATGGATCTTAATGCAGCGGATAGGACGGCGGTATCTTTTCATATGGAGGAAGAGGCGTTGCATATGTTGCGACAGTTGTTTGGTTTGCCGGAGGGGTACCTGGGATGTTTTGTGTCTGGCGCTACGATGTCGAACTTCAGCGGGTTGGCGACGGGCAGGCAGTGGTTGGGGATGCAGCGTGGCATTAATATAGGGGAGGAGGGATTGCATGCGTTGGGGGTGATCAAGGTGGTGTCGGCGACGCCGCATTCCAGCGTGGTGAAGTCGATGTCAATGATGGGATTGGGGCGTAATGCGCTGGTGCGCATCCCTACTTTGCCTGGCAGGGAAGCGATTGATGTATTGCAGCTGGAGCAATACCTGGCCGCTCATCCGGAAGAGCCGGTGATCGTATCTGCCAGTGCGGGTACGGTGAATACGGTAGACTTTGACGACATAGCTGCCATTGTGAAACTGAAGGAGCGATATGTTTTCTGGTTGCATGTGGACGCTGCTTTTGGCGGGTTTGCGGCACTCAGCGATACGCATCGTCATTTGGTGGCGGGATGGGAGCAGGCGGACAGTATTACTATTGACGCGCATAAATGGTTGAATGTACCATATGATTCGGCGATGCTATTTACGCGGCATCCGGAGATGCAGCTGGAGGTATTCAAAAATGCCGGGGCAGCTTACCTGGGTGATCCTGCAAAACAATTTAACTATACGAATTATGGGCCTGAGAATTCGCGGCGTTTCCGGGCTTTGCCGGCCTGGTTCTCTTTACAGGCCTATGGCAGGGAAGGTTATCGTGAGCTGGTGACGCGCAACATCCGTCATGCGCAGCTGCTGGGGCAGCATGTTGCATCGGATGATCGATTCCGGTTGCTGGCACCGGTGCATATGTGTGTGGTCTGCTTTACGCTCCATGTGGCGGAAGAGGAGCTGGGAGCGGCAGTGGCGGCCTACTTACAAGCGTTACAGGACGGTGGTGTGGTATATATGACGGCCACCTATTATGCCGGTGTACCGGCTATAAGGGCCGCGTTGGTAAACTGGCGGACTACGGATGAAGATGTGGCGATCGTGTGGGAGGAGATGCAGCAGCAGGTGGAGATGCTGCCGGCGCGTGTGTAA
- a CDS encoding GNAT family N-acetyltransferase, producing MFVLRELTTLEEMKANYWLLQLLNAPLQEADYETMLADMIPKGYGQVAVYEGERCVGISGFWIGTKIYCGKYIEMDNVVVDPTYRSGGIGKLLCRWIEEKAVATNCKTVMLDAYVQNRDAHRFYFREGFIILGFHMQKVL from the coding sequence ATGTTTGTATTAAGGGAACTGACCACACTGGAAGAGATGAAGGCCAATTACTGGCTGTTACAATTATTAAATGCGCCATTGCAGGAAGCCGATTATGAGACGATGCTGGCTGACATGATCCCTAAGGGGTATGGGCAGGTAGCGGTGTATGAAGGGGAGCGTTGTGTAGGGATATCGGGATTCTGGATAGGGACGAAAATATACTGTGGCAAGTATATCGAGATGGATAATGTGGTAGTAGATCCTACGTATCGTTCCGGTGGGATCGGGAAGTTGTTATGCCGCTGGATAGAAGAGAAAGCGGTGGCTACGAACTGTAAGACCGTGATGTTGGATGCGTATGTGCAGAACCGGGATGCGCATCGTTTTTATTTCCGGGAGGGATTTATCATTCTGGGATTCCATATGCAGAAGGTGTTGTAA
- a CDS encoding EamA family transporter encodes MKQSKHTQAYIALALVSIFWGTTYLATKIGVRHMHGMMLAGIRQSVAGIILTSFFLLRGYKLPERGMLSRLFIIGVMMLCGSNGLLTWAMHYIPSGLGAIIAATVPIWMTIFSYFLLSRNRFSLLLIVGMMIGLLGVGGIFYDYLGSLLNPDFRFGILLAFIGCLCWAFGSVLTAKWALDINFLYGAGFQMVFSGIVMISIATAMGYQPHVADFTIELWGSLIYLIFIGSILSYSSYVFALNTLPPSLASVYAYINPIVAVLLGWLILKERLNWVTGISCLVTLLGVYLVNYAFNKHKKAI; translated from the coding sequence ATGAAGCAGTCTAAACATACGCAGGCATATATTGCGCTGGCGTTGGTGAGTATATTCTGGGGTACGACGTACCTGGCTACCAAGATAGGGGTAAGGCATATGCACGGGATGATGCTGGCGGGTATCCGGCAATCGGTGGCAGGGATTATTTTGACCAGTTTTTTCCTGTTGAGAGGTTATAAGTTGCCCGAGCGCGGTATGTTGTCGCGGTTGTTTATTATTGGGGTGATGATGTTATGTGGCAGTAATGGCTTGCTGACATGGGCGATGCATTATATTCCCAGTGGCTTGGGGGCGATCATTGCGGCGACGGTACCTATCTGGATGACTATCTTCAGTTATTTCCTGTTGAGCAGGAACCGGTTCTCGTTGTTGTTGATTGTGGGGATGATGATTGGTTTGCTGGGAGTGGGCGGTATCTTTTACGATTACCTGGGGAGTCTGCTGAACCCGGATTTCCGGTTTGGTATCCTGCTGGCGTTCATTGGGTGTTTGTGTTGGGCATTCGGATCTGTGTTGACGGCTAAATGGGCATTGGACATTAACTTTTTGTACGGTGCGGGATTCCAGATGGTATTCAGCGGGATCGTGATGATCAGTATTGCTACGGCGATGGGATATCAGCCGCATGTGGCGGACTTTACGATAGAGTTGTGGGGGAGCCTGATATACCTGATTTTTATCGGTTCTATACTCAGTTACTCCTCTTATGTGTTTGCATTGAATACGTTGCCGCCATCGCTGGCATCGGTGTATGCTTATATCAATCCTATTGTGGCGGTGTTATTGGGCTGGTTGATATTAAAGGAGCGCTTGAACTGGGTGACAGGTATTTCCTGTCTGGTCACCTTGTTGGGAGTGTACTTGGTGAACTATGCATTTAACAAACATAAAAAGGCGATATGA
- a CDS encoding DinB family protein, with amino-acid sequence MNEMTERVANELSRIIQQVVAYLQPLPGVAAAVRPGPGKWSKQEIVGHLVDSALNNLPRFVRAQAVTSFYAPVYDQDSWVRLQGYQQAEWPALLGLWAGLNGQIAHMVRLIPAAALAHVCHIGDREPVTLGSLLEDYVAHLRHHMRQLGIEDQVF; translated from the coding sequence ATGAATGAAATGACGGAAAGGGTAGCGAATGAGTTGTCGAGGATTATACAACAGGTAGTTGCTTATTTGCAGCCGTTGCCGGGTGTGGCGGCTGCGGTGCGGCCGGGGCCTGGTAAGTGGAGTAAGCAGGAGATAGTGGGTCACCTGGTTGATTCGGCTTTAAACAACTTGCCCCGGTTTGTGCGGGCGCAGGCGGTCACGTCTTTTTATGCGCCGGTATACGACCAGGATAGCTGGGTACGGTTGCAAGGGTATCAGCAGGCGGAGTGGCCGGCATTGCTGGGGTTATGGGCGGGGTTGAACGGGCAGATCGCGCATATGGTACGGTTGATACCTGCGGCTGCCCTGGCGCATGTTTGTCATATCGGCGACCGGGAGCCGGTGACGCTGGGATCGCTGCTGGAAGATTATGTGGCACATCTGCGGCATCATATGCGACAGTTGGGGATCGAGGATCAAGTTTTTTAG
- a CDS encoding GNAT family N-acetyltransferase: MEVITATTEHAKAVAVLFDAYRVYYDQAPDLPGAETFIGERLGRKESVIFVAMEEGEVLGFVQLYPIFTSVGMGKAWLLNDLYVLPDRRSSGIGRALLTAARGLAEDTGAKWVMLQTYVTNTGAQALYERSGYVKDETSFYYYLSV; the protein is encoded by the coding sequence ATGGAAGTTATTACAGCGACGACGGAGCATGCCAAAGCGGTAGCGGTATTATTTGATGCTTACCGCGTATATTATGACCAGGCGCCTGATCTGCCGGGTGCGGAGACATTTATCGGGGAGCGGCTGGGCCGGAAGGAGAGTGTGATCTTTGTGGCGATGGAGGAGGGGGAGGTATTGGGTTTTGTTCAGTTGTACCCCATATTTACGTCGGTGGGGATGGGGAAGGCGTGGTTGCTGAATGACCTGTATGTGTTGCCGGACCGCCGTAGTAGTGGTATTGGGAGGGCGTTGCTGACTGCGGCGCGCGGGTTGGCGGAGGATACTGGCGCTAAATGGGTGATGTTGCAGACTTATGTGACGAATACGGGGGCACAGGCTTTGTATGAGCGGAGCGGGTATGTGAAGGACGAGACCTCTTTTTATTATTATCTATCTGTGTGA
- a CDS encoding NUDIX domain-containing protein yields the protein MNMTENPWQILSGQAIYDNKWISLTEHQVINPAGGRGIYGVVHFKHVAVGVVVVDEARNIYLVGQYRFPLEQYSWEIPAGGAPLGEDTLDAGKRELLEETGLVAQRWEPILQMHLSNSISDEVAIIYLARELEQHSPQPEDTEQLVIKKVPFEEAYRQVQAGMITDSMSVAGILQLRLMQLEGRW from the coding sequence ATGAATATGACCGAGAATCCCTGGCAGATATTGTCGGGGCAAGCTATTTATGACAATAAATGGATCAGTTTGACCGAGCACCAGGTGATCAACCCTGCTGGCGGCAGGGGTATTTACGGGGTGGTACATTTCAAGCATGTGGCGGTAGGCGTAGTGGTGGTGGATGAGGCACGTAACATTTACCTGGTGGGGCAGTACCGGTTCCCGTTGGAGCAGTACAGCTGGGAGATCCCTGCTGGCGGGGCACCGTTGGGGGAGGATACGCTGGATGCCGGTAAGCGGGAGTTGCTGGAAGAGACGGGATTGGTGGCGCAGCGTTGGGAGCCTATTCTGCAGATGCATTTATCGAATTCTATCAGTGACGAGGTGGCGATCATTTACCTGGCGCGGGAGTTGGAGCAGCATTCGCCGCAGCCGGAGGATACGGAGCAGCTGGTGATCAAAAAGGTGCCATTTGAGGAGGCTTATCGGCAGGTGCAGGCGGGGATGATCACGGATAGTATGTCGGTAGCGGGGATCTTGCAGTTGCGGTTGATGCAGTTGGAGGGTCGATGGTAG
- the rlmB gene encoding 23S rRNA (guanosine(2251)-2'-O)-methyltransferase RlmB encodes MEQRKFKSFQRGGTGGARRPAAPKPKASSLIIGRQPILEALNAGKAIERIFMLRTASGDIIPQIRQVAMEKQVPINLVPVEKLNSLSNANHQGCIALVGQVNYLDLQDVISHVTEQGQVPLFLILDGITDVRNIGAIARSAVCCGAQAIIIPDKGIAALNEEAMKSSAGALEKVMVCRVNSLLKAVDTLHLNGISVYASEMEAGQQVYECNWKEPAAIIMGSEDKGVYPALLKASDVQFAIPLQNNFESFNVSVAAGIILYEAMKQRL; translated from the coding sequence ATGGAACAACGTAAGTTTAAATCTTTTCAGCGTGGCGGTACCGGCGGGGCAAGGCGTCCGGCTGCACCGAAGCCGAAGGCATCTTCGCTTATTATTGGTCGTCAACCGATCCTGGAAGCGCTGAATGCGGGTAAGGCAATAGAGCGAATTTTTATGCTGCGCACGGCCAGCGGGGATATTATCCCACAGATCCGGCAGGTGGCTATGGAGAAGCAGGTGCCGATCAACCTGGTACCGGTAGAGAAGCTGAATAGTTTATCGAATGCGAATCACCAGGGATGTATTGCGTTGGTGGGACAGGTAAATTACCTGGATTTGCAGGATGTGATCTCGCATGTAACGGAGCAGGGGCAGGTGCCATTGTTCCTGATATTGGATGGTATTACGGATGTACGTAATATAGGTGCGATCGCCCGAAGTGCGGTATGTTGTGGTGCGCAGGCGATCATTATACCGGATAAGGGTATAGCGGCATTGAATGAGGAGGCGATGAAATCATCTGCCGGTGCGTTGGAGAAGGTGATGGTGTGCCGGGTGAACAGTTTGCTGAAGGCGGTGGATACTTTACACCTGAACGGTATATCGGTATATGCCAGTGAGATGGAAGCGGGGCAGCAGGTGTATGAATGCAACTGGAAGGAGCCTGCGGCTATCATTATGGGGTCGGAGGACAAGGGGGTATATCCGGCTTTGCTGAAGGCATCGGATGTACAGTTTGCCATTCCTTTGCAGAACAACTTTGAATCATTTAACGTATCCGTAGCTGCAGGCATCATTCTATATGAGGCGATGAAGCAAAGGTTATGA